Proteins encoded together in one Labrus bergylta chromosome 20, fLabBer1.1, whole genome shotgun sequence window:
- the LOC109983757 gene encoding poly(U)-binding-splicing factor PUF60 isoform X2 → MGLFEKGGEALTMENGQGTGAKLGLPPLTPEQQEALQRAKKYAMEQILANVLVKQTIAHQQQQLSNLQMAAVTMGFGDPLSPLQSVAAQRQRALAIMGRVYVGSIYYELGEDTIRQAFAPFGPIKSIDMSWDSVTMKHKGFAFVEYDLPEAAQLALEQMNSVMLGGRNIKVGRPSNIGQAQPIIEQLAEEARAFNRIYVASVHPDLSDADIKSVFEAFGRIKSCTLARDPTTGRHRSFGFIEYEKPQSALDAVSSMNLFDLGGQYLRVGKAVTPPMPLMTPATPGGLPTAAAVAAAAATAKITAQASINPFQRDLMAFQEAVAGASVLGALTHSLLGPQMGIPQAVMAAQAPGVITGVTPVRPPMPVLPQVGLVNPVLASPPVLSNQVGGSNQQERKEEKEEMLQDGTGQEMLSDQEHMSISGSSARHMVMQKLLRKSESTVMVLRNMVGPEDIDDDLEGEVTEECGKFGAVNRVIIYQEKQGEEEDADIIVKIFVEFSMASEMDKAIQALNDRWFGGRKVVAEVYDQDRFNSSDLSA, encoded by the exons atggGCCTCTTCGAAAAG GGAGGTGAAGCTCTGACGATGGAGAATGGACAGGGCACAGGCGCCAAACTTGGCCTTCCGCCTCTTACCCCAGAGCAGCAGGAGGCACTTCAGAGG gcAAAGAAGTATGCCATGGAACAAATCCTTGCGAATGTGTTGGTGAAGCAGACCATCGCCCATCAGCAACAACAGCTCTCCAACCTGCAG ATGGCAGCAGTGACAATGGGCTTTGGAGATCCTCTCTCACCTTTACAATCG GTAGCAGCTCAGCGGCAACGTGCTCTTGCAATCATGGGTCGGGTGTATGTTGGCTCCATATACTATGAGCTGGGTGAGGATACCATCAGACAGGCCTTTGCCCCCTTCGGCCCAATCAAGAGTATTGACATGTCTTGGGATTCTGTAACAATGAAACACAAG GGGTTTGCATTTGTGGAGTATGATTTGCCAGAGGCTGCTCAGCTGGCTCTGGAGCAGATGAACTCAGTCATGCTGGGAGGGCGAAACATTAAG GTTGGGCGGCCAAGTAACATCGGTCAGGCGCAACCCATCATTGAACAGTTGGCAGAGGAAGCGCGCGCCTTCAACCGAATCTACGTGGCATCTGTCCACCCTGACCTGTCAGACGCTGACATCAAGAGTGTGTTTGAGGCCTTCGGAAGGATCAAGTCTTGCACGTTAGCCCGAGACCCCACCACAGGGCGGCACAGAAGCTTTGGCTTCATTG AATATGAAAAGCCTCAGTCAGCCCTGGACGCTGTGTCTTCTATGAACCTCTTTGACCTCGGGGGTCAGTACCTACGGGTGGGCAAAGCAGTGACTCCACCCATGCCCCTAATGACCCCCGCGACCCCTGGTGGTCTGCCAACTGCTGCAGCTGTGGCTGCAGCGGCAGCCACCGCTAAGATTACGGCCCAGGCAAGTATAAACCCCTTTCAAAGGGATTTAATGGCCTTCCAG GAGGCTGTAGCCGGCGCATCAGTCCTGGGGGCGTTAACACACTCACTTCTTGGTCCACAAATGGGAATTCCCCAGGCTGTCATGGCTGCCCAGGCACCAGGGGTCATCACAG GTGTGACTCCAGTGCGTCCTCCAATGCCAGTGCTTCCGCAGGTTGGTCTTGTCAACCCTGTGCTCGCATCACCGCCAGTCCTGTCTAATCAAGTCGGTGGTTCCAACcagcaggagaggaaagaggagaaagaggagatgcTACAGGATGGCACAGGGCAGGAGATGTTGAGTGACCAAGAGCACATGAGCATCTCGGGCAGCAGTGCCAGACACATGGTGATGCAGAAACTGCTTCGAAAATCAGAG TCCACGGTGATGGTGCTACGAAATATGGTGGGACCAGAGGACATTGATGACGACCTGGAGGGTGAGGTGACGGAAGAGTGCGGGAAATTTGGCGCCGTCAACAGAGTCATCATATACCAGGAAAAGCAAGGCGAAGAAGAAGATGCAGATATCATTGTAAAAATCTTTGTGGAGTTTTCCATGGCCTCGGAGATGGACAAAGCTATCCAGGCGCTCAATGACCGCTGGTTCGGAGGTCGCAAAGTTGTCGCAGAGGTGTATGACCAAGACCGTTTCAACAGCAGTGACCTCTCGGCGTAA